Below is a genomic region from Methanomassiliicoccus sp..
ATCGAGCGCGAGATGTACCTCAGCATCGTCATCGACCGCTCCCTAGGCATACCTGTCCTACTGGCGGGCGCGGTCGGCGGGGTGGAGGTGGAGTCCTTACCGCCGGATGTAATGGGGCGGTGGCCGATACATCCCTTCCTGGGCGTGGGGGAGCATCTCGTACGGGAGGTCGGCCGTTCCCTGTCACTTCGCCATGTGGAAGAATTCGGAAAGATGCTGCGCGGCCTCTGGGAGCTTTTCATTAGAACGGACTGCGAGCTGGTGGAGGTGAACCCCTTGGTCCTAACCACCGAAGGACGGTTAGTGGCCGCAGACTCCAAGGTAGTGGTGAACGACGACGCGATATTCCGGCATCCGGAGATCGGCGGCGACCTGCCGGTGATGGACGTGCTGGAGGCCGAAGCACGCCGGGAAAGGATGAGCTTCGTGCGCCTGGACGGAGATATTGGGGTGATAGCCAACGGCGCCGGGCTCACCATGGCCACCCTGGACGAGGTGGACTCGCAGGGAGGAACGCTGGGAGGCTTCCTGGACCTGGGAGGAACGGACGATCCAAGGAAGATAAGGAAAGCGTTCGAACTGATGTCCCGCTCCGGCGTGAGCGTCATCCTCGTCAACATCTTCGGGGGCATCACCCGCTGCGATACCGTGGCCGAAGGGGTCCTGGGGGCCATGGATTCGCTGGAAGTGGTGCCGTTCATCGTAGCGCGGATACGTGGTGTGAACGAGGAGCTGGCCCGCAGCATGCTGGAGTCGCGGGGCATCCGCGCCCACCTGGACCTAGGTTCGGCGGTCTCGGACGCGGTGTCCTGGAGGTCTAGCGCATGATCGACGGCCGGAGCCGGGTGATCGTCCAGGGGATCACCGGGCACCAGGGTCGCTTTCATGCTCAGGCCATGAGAGCCTTTGGCACTAGAGTGGTCGCGGGAGTGACCCCCGGTAAAGGAGGAGAGACGGTCGATGGTGTCCCAGTGTATGAGTCGGTGAGGGAGGCTGCCAGCTCCCAGGGTGTGGACGTGTCCGTGGTGTTCGTACCCGCGCCCTGGGCCAAGGACAGCGCCCTGGAAGCGTTGGAGGCGGGCGTACCGCTGGTGGTCATCGTCACCGAGGGGATGCCCGTGCATGATGCCATGACCGTCATCCAGTTCGCCAGGGTCATGAACGCCAGGGTCATAGGCCCCAACTGCCCCGGGGTGACGGTGCCGGGCGCGGCGAAGGTGGGCATCATGCCCAACGGCATCTTCAGGGAGGGAAACACCGCGGTGGTGTCCCGAAGCGGGACTTTGACCTATGAGGTCGTCAACTCACTTACGGAGGCGGGGATGGGGCAATCCATATGCCTGGGCATTGGAGGGGACCCGGTCATCGGCACGTCCT
It encodes:
- a CDS encoding succinate--CoA ligase subunit beta; this translates as MMLLEDRGKELFREHGIDVPGGRRYSDPEELRSASLPLVLKALVPVGGRGKAGGVSKVTTSEDAVREAIRILSLEISGYRPQGLLAEEVLSIEREMYLSIVIDRSLGIPVLLAGAVGGVEVESLPPDVMGRWPIHPFLGVGEHLVREVGRSLSLRHVEEFGKMLRGLWELFIRTDCELVEVNPLVLTTEGRLVAADSKVVVNDDAIFRHPEIGGDLPVMDVLEAEARRERMSFVRLDGDIGVIANGAGLTMATLDEVDSQGGTLGGFLDLGGTDDPRKIRKAFELMSRSGVSVILVNIFGGITRCDTVAEGVLGAMDSLEVVPFIVARIRGVNEELARSMLESRGIRAHLDLGSAVSDAVSWRSSA
- the sucD gene encoding succinate--CoA ligase subunit alpha yields the protein MIDGRSRVIVQGITGHQGRFHAQAMRAFGTRVVAGVTPGKGGETVDGVPVYESVREAASSQGVDVSVVFVPAPWAKDSALEALEAGVPLVVIVTEGMPVHDAMTVIQFARVMNARVIGPNCPGVTVPGAAKVGIMPNGIFREGNTAVVSRSGTLTYEVVNSLTEAGMGQSICLGIGGDPVIGTSFVDALGLFEADERTSEIVLIGEIGGTAEEEAASYISAKTKKPVVAYIAGRTAPPGRKMGHAGAIISQGRGSARSKAEALRAAGVRVAERPSEIARLLTDVRRR